One genomic segment of Rhinopithecus roxellana isolate Shanxi Qingling chromosome 6, ASM756505v1, whole genome shotgun sequence includes these proteins:
- the FKBP6 gene encoding inactive peptidyl-prolyl cis-trans isomerase FKBP6 isoform X2, whose product MMSAFSWPQNGMPPSVGSAGYKGAFGTKVTAREGSGAHQAEGSRHREGSKDMVGSALNQGVLEGDDAPGQSLYERLSQRMLDISGDRGVLKDVIREGAGDLVVPDASVLDITLWGMELGLLSMRRGELARFLFKPNYAYGTLGCPPLIPPNTTVLFEIELLDFLDSAESDKFCALSAEQQDQYPLQKVLKVAATEREFGNYLFRQNRFCDAKVRYKRALLLLRQRSAPSEEQHLVEAAKLPVLLNLSFTYLKLDLPTIALRYGEQALIIDQKNAKALFRCGQACLLLTEYQKARDFLVRAQKEQPFNHNINNELKKLASDYRDYVDKEKEMCQRMFARCGDGSTAGES is encoded by the exons ATGATGAGTGCCTTCTCGTGGCCCCAGAATGGAATGCCGCCATCGGTAGGGTCTGCTGGGTATAAAGGGGCCTTCGGAACCAAAGTCACAGCTAGGGAGGGCAGCGGGGCGCACCAGGCTGAAGGCTCACGCCACAGGGAGGGCAGCAAGGACATGGTGGGAAGCGCCTTAAACCAGGGAGTCCTGGAAGGGGACGACGCCCCCGGCCAG TCCCTGTACGAGCGGTTAAGTCAGAGGATGTTGGACATCTCGGGGGACCGGGGCGTGCTGAAGGATGTCATCCGAGAAGGAGCTGGAGACCTGGTGGTGCCTGATGCTTCGGTACTAG ATATTACACTGTGGGGCATGGAGCTGGGTCTTCTGAGCATGCGGAGAGGAGAGCTGGCCAGGTTTCTGTTCAAACCGAACTACGCCTATGGAACTTTGGGCTGCCCTCCCTTAATCCCCCCAAACACCACTGTCCTGTTCGAGATTGAGCTGCTTGACTTCCTAGACTCTGCTGAGTCAGACAAGTTTTGTGCTCTCTCAGCT GAGCAGCAAGACCAATATCCACTTCAGAAGGTCCTTAAAGTGGCAGCTACAGAACGGGAGTTTGGCAATTACCTTTTCCGCCAGAATCGTTTCTGTGATGCCAAAGTGAGATATAAAAGG GCCTTGTTGCTTCTGCGCCAGCGATCAGCACCCTCTGAAGAGCAGCACCTGGTGGAGGCCGCCAAGCTTCCTGTTCTCCTGAACCTGTCCTTTACATACCTGAAGCTAGACCTTCCCACCATAGCCCTGCGCTATGGAGAGCAGGCTTTGATCATTGACCAAAAGAATGCCAAGGCCCTCTTCAGGTGTGGACAG GCTTGTCTTCTCCTGACTGAGTATCAAAAGGCCCGGGATTTTCTAGTTCGAGCCCAGAAGGAGCAACCCTTCAATCACAACATCAATAACGAGCTGAAGAAACTGGCTAG CGATTACAGGGACTACGtggataaagagaaagaaatgtgtcAGCGCATGTTCGCACGCTGTGGCGATGGTTCTACAGCAGGAGAAAGTTGA
- the FKBP6 gene encoding inactive peptidyl-prolyl cis-trans isomerase FKBP6 isoform X4 → MMSAFSWPQNGMPPSSLYERLSQRMLDISGDRGVLKDVIREGAGDLVVPDASVLVKYSGYLEHMDRPFDSNYFRKTPRLMKLGEDITLWGMELGLLSMRRGELARFLFKPNYAYGTLGCPPLIPPNTTVLFEIELLDFLDSAESDKFCALSAALLLLRQRSAPSEEQHLVEAAKLPVLLNLSFTYLKLDLPTIALRYGEQALIIDQKNAKALFRCGQACLLLTEYQKARDFLVRAQKEQPFNHNINNELKKLASDYRDYVDKEKEMCQRMFARCGDGSTAGES, encoded by the exons ATGATGAGTGCCTTCTCGTGGCCCCAGAATGGAATGCCGCCATCG TCCCTGTACGAGCGGTTAAGTCAGAGGATGTTGGACATCTCGGGGGACCGGGGCGTGCTGAAGGATGTCATCCGAGAAGGAGCTGGAGACCTGGTGGTGCCTGATGCTTCGGTACTAG TGAAATACTCTGGATACCTGGAACACATGGACAGACCCTTCGATTCTAATTACTTTAGGAAAACTCCTCGGCTAATGAAACTTGGAGAGG ATATTACACTGTGGGGCATGGAGCTGGGTCTTCTGAGCATGCGGAGAGGAGAGCTGGCCAGGTTTCTGTTCAAACCGAACTACGCCTATGGAACTTTGGGCTGCCCTCCCTTAATCCCCCCAAACACCACTGTCCTGTTCGAGATTGAGCTGCTTGACTTCCTAGACTCTGCTGAGTCAGACAAGTTTTGTGCTCTCTCAGCT GCCTTGTTGCTTCTGCGCCAGCGATCAGCACCCTCTGAAGAGCAGCACCTGGTGGAGGCCGCCAAGCTTCCTGTTCTCCTGAACCTGTCCTTTACATACCTGAAGCTAGACCTTCCCACCATAGCCCTGCGCTATGGAGAGCAGGCTTTGATCATTGACCAAAAGAATGCCAAGGCCCTCTTCAGGTGTGGACAG GCTTGTCTTCTCCTGACTGAGTATCAAAAGGCCCGGGATTTTCTAGTTCGAGCCCAGAAGGAGCAACCCTTCAATCACAACATCAATAACGAGCTGAAGAAACTGGCTAG CGATTACAGGGACTACGtggataaagagaaagaaatgtgtcAGCGCATGTTCGCACGCTGTGGCGATGGTTCTACAGCAGGAGAAAGTTGA
- the FKBP6 gene encoding inactive peptidyl-prolyl cis-trans isomerase FKBP6 isoform X1: MMSAFSWPQNGMPPSVGSAGYKGAFGTKVTAREGSGAHQAEGSRHREGSKDMVGSALNQGVLEGDDAPGQSLYERLSQRMLDISGDRGVLKDVIREGAGDLVVPDASVLVKYSGYLEHMDRPFDSNYFRKTPRLMKLGEDITLWGMELGLLSMRRGELARFLFKPNYAYGTLGCPPLIPPNTTVLFEIELLDFLDSAESDKFCALSAEQQDQYPLQKVLKVAATEREFGNYLFRQNRFCDAKVRYKRALLLLRQRSAPSEEQHLVEAAKLPVLLNLSFTYLKLDLPTIALRYGEQALIIDQKNAKALFRCGQACLLLTEYQKARDFLVRAQKEQPFNHNINNELKKLASDYRDYVDKEKEMCQRMFARCGDGSTAGES; the protein is encoded by the exons ATGATGAGTGCCTTCTCGTGGCCCCAGAATGGAATGCCGCCATCGGTAGGGTCTGCTGGGTATAAAGGGGCCTTCGGAACCAAAGTCACAGCTAGGGAGGGCAGCGGGGCGCACCAGGCTGAAGGCTCACGCCACAGGGAGGGCAGCAAGGACATGGTGGGAAGCGCCTTAAACCAGGGAGTCCTGGAAGGGGACGACGCCCCCGGCCAG TCCCTGTACGAGCGGTTAAGTCAGAGGATGTTGGACATCTCGGGGGACCGGGGCGTGCTGAAGGATGTCATCCGAGAAGGAGCTGGAGACCTGGTGGTGCCTGATGCTTCGGTACTAG TGAAATACTCTGGATACCTGGAACACATGGACAGACCCTTCGATTCTAATTACTTTAGGAAAACTCCTCGGCTAATGAAACTTGGAGAGG ATATTACACTGTGGGGCATGGAGCTGGGTCTTCTGAGCATGCGGAGAGGAGAGCTGGCCAGGTTTCTGTTCAAACCGAACTACGCCTATGGAACTTTGGGCTGCCCTCCCTTAATCCCCCCAAACACCACTGTCCTGTTCGAGATTGAGCTGCTTGACTTCCTAGACTCTGCTGAGTCAGACAAGTTTTGTGCTCTCTCAGCT GAGCAGCAAGACCAATATCCACTTCAGAAGGTCCTTAAAGTGGCAGCTACAGAACGGGAGTTTGGCAATTACCTTTTCCGCCAGAATCGTTTCTGTGATGCCAAAGTGAGATATAAAAGG GCCTTGTTGCTTCTGCGCCAGCGATCAGCACCCTCTGAAGAGCAGCACCTGGTGGAGGCCGCCAAGCTTCCTGTTCTCCTGAACCTGTCCTTTACATACCTGAAGCTAGACCTTCCCACCATAGCCCTGCGCTATGGAGAGCAGGCTTTGATCATTGACCAAAAGAATGCCAAGGCCCTCTTCAGGTGTGGACAG GCTTGTCTTCTCCTGACTGAGTATCAAAAGGCCCGGGATTTTCTAGTTCGAGCCCAGAAGGAGCAACCCTTCAATCACAACATCAATAACGAGCTGAAGAAACTGGCTAG CGATTACAGGGACTACGtggataaagagaaagaaatgtgtcAGCGCATGTTCGCACGCTGTGGCGATGGTTCTACAGCAGGAGAAAGTTGA
- the FKBP6 gene encoding inactive peptidyl-prolyl cis-trans isomerase FKBP6 isoform X3 gives MMSAFSWPQNGMPPSSLYERLSQRMLDISGDRGVLKDVIREGAGDLVVPDASVLVKYSGYLEHMDRPFDSNYFRKTPRLMKLGEDITLWGMELGLLSMRRGELARFLFKPNYAYGTLGCPPLIPPNTTVLFEIELLDFLDSAESDKFCALSAEQQDQYPLQKVLKVAATEREFGNYLFRQNRFCDAKVRYKRALLLLRQRSAPSEEQHLVEAAKLPVLLNLSFTYLKLDLPTIALRYGEQALIIDQKNAKALFRCGQACLLLTEYQKARDFLVRAQKEQPFNHNINNELKKLASDYRDYVDKEKEMCQRMFARCGDGSTAGES, from the exons ATGATGAGTGCCTTCTCGTGGCCCCAGAATGGAATGCCGCCATCG TCCCTGTACGAGCGGTTAAGTCAGAGGATGTTGGACATCTCGGGGGACCGGGGCGTGCTGAAGGATGTCATCCGAGAAGGAGCTGGAGACCTGGTGGTGCCTGATGCTTCGGTACTAG TGAAATACTCTGGATACCTGGAACACATGGACAGACCCTTCGATTCTAATTACTTTAGGAAAACTCCTCGGCTAATGAAACTTGGAGAGG ATATTACACTGTGGGGCATGGAGCTGGGTCTTCTGAGCATGCGGAGAGGAGAGCTGGCCAGGTTTCTGTTCAAACCGAACTACGCCTATGGAACTTTGGGCTGCCCTCCCTTAATCCCCCCAAACACCACTGTCCTGTTCGAGATTGAGCTGCTTGACTTCCTAGACTCTGCTGAGTCAGACAAGTTTTGTGCTCTCTCAGCT GAGCAGCAAGACCAATATCCACTTCAGAAGGTCCTTAAAGTGGCAGCTACAGAACGGGAGTTTGGCAATTACCTTTTCCGCCAGAATCGTTTCTGTGATGCCAAAGTGAGATATAAAAGG GCCTTGTTGCTTCTGCGCCAGCGATCAGCACCCTCTGAAGAGCAGCACCTGGTGGAGGCCGCCAAGCTTCCTGTTCTCCTGAACCTGTCCTTTACATACCTGAAGCTAGACCTTCCCACCATAGCCCTGCGCTATGGAGAGCAGGCTTTGATCATTGACCAAAAGAATGCCAAGGCCCTCTTCAGGTGTGGACAG GCTTGTCTTCTCCTGACTGAGTATCAAAAGGCCCGGGATTTTCTAGTTCGAGCCCAGAAGGAGCAACCCTTCAATCACAACATCAATAACGAGCTGAAGAAACTGGCTAG CGATTACAGGGACTACGtggataaagagaaagaaatgtgtcAGCGCATGTTCGCACGCTGTGGCGATGGTTCTACAGCAGGAGAAAGTTGA